A stretch of the Aegilops tauschii subsp. strangulata cultivar AL8/78 chromosome 4, Aet v6.0, whole genome shotgun sequence genome encodes the following:
- the LOC109732323 gene encoding protein transport protein SEC23 E has product MAADPSAAAAPADPDGPDAVRFTWNAWPRSKVEASRCVVPLAVAISPVRSPESLASPPLPYPPLRCKPPCSALLNPFARVDFAAKIWICPLCFSRNHFPPHYAGISENNVPAELFTQCSTVEYLVAGPPGSPAPLPPVFLFVIDTCVIEEELEYVKLSMRKAVALLPEHALVGLVTFGTQVHLHELGFSELSKIYVFRGSKEISKEQILDQLGLSGGGRPGFPKMTQQPGVQQVNGMHPLVTTGVNRFLLPVSECECTLSTLLDELQPDQWPVEAGNRAIRCTGVALNVAAGLLGACVPGTGARIIALLGGPCTEGPGVIVSKDLSEPVRSHKDLDKDAAPHFQKAVKFYDGLAKQLVSQGHVLDVFASALDQVGLAEMKLAIERTGGLVVLSESFGHSVFKDSFKRIFEGGEHSLGLSFNGTFEINCSKDIKVQGVIGPCTSLEKKGALCADTIVGQGNTTAWKMCGLDRNTSLTVFFDVSPSERSGQPGHQNPDLYIQFVTSYQHPEGQMRIRATTVSRKWVDGSTNTEELVEGFDQETAAVVLARYISLKMEIEEEFDATRWLDRSLIRLCSRFGDYRKDDPSSFSLHSNFSLFPQFMFNLRRSQFVQVFNNSPDETAYFRMLLNRESITNSVAMIQPSLISFSFDSPPSPVFLDVASIAVDRILLLDAYFSVVIFHGMTIAQWRNMCYQNQPEHQQFAQLLQAPQEEAQVIINGRFPVPRLVVCDQHGSQARFLLAKLNPSATYNSAHDVPPGSDIIFTDDVSFQVFCEHLQRLAVQS; this is encoded by the exons ATGGCGGCCGACCCCTCCGCGGCTGCGGCGCCCGCCGACCCCGATGGCCCGGACGCGGTCCGCTTCACATGGAACGCCTGGCCCCGGTCCAAGGTTGAAGCCAGCCGCTGCGTCGTCCCGCTCGCCGTCGCCATCTCCCCGGTCCGCTCCCCCGAGTCCCTCGCGTCGCCGCCCCTTCCCTACCCGCCACTCCGCTGCAAGCCGCCTTGCTCCGCGCTCCTCAACCCCTTCGCCCGTGTCGACTTCGCCGCCAAGATCTGGATCTGCCCGCTCTGCTTCTCGCGCAACCACTTCCCCCCGCACTACGCCGGCATCTCCGAGAACAACGTGCCCGCCGAGCTCTTCACACAATGCTCCACCGTCGAGTACCTCGTAGCCGGACCCCCGGGATCGCCTGCACCGCTGCCGCCAGTGTTCCTGTTCGTCATCGACACCTGCGTCATCGAGGAAGAACTGGAGTACGTCAAGCTGTCCATGCGGAAGGCGGTCGCGCTTCTGCCGGAGCACGCACTTGTTGGCCTGGTGACCTTCGGGACGCAGGTGCATCTGCACGAGCTTGGGTTCTCCGAACTCAGCAAGATCTACGTGTTCCGGGGGAGCAAGGAGATCTCCAAAGAGCAGATTTTGGATCAGCTTGGGTTATCAGGCGGGGGGCGGCCAGGGTTCCCAAAGATGACACAGCAGCCAGGCGTGCAACAGGTCAATGGGATGCATCCATTAGTCACGACAGGGGTTAACAGGTTCTTGCTCCCGGTATCAGAGTGCGAGTGCACGCTCAGCACG CTGCTGGACGAGTTGCAGCCTGACCAGTGGCCGGTTGAGGCTGGCAACCGTGCCATCAGGTGCACGGGTGTTGCGCTAAATGTGGCGGCTGGGTTGCTTGGGGCGTGCGTGCCTGGGACTGGCGCAAGGATTATTGCGCTACTTGGCGGGCCATGTACCGAAGGTCCTGGAGTG ATTGTATCAAAAGATTTGTCTGAGCCAGTTAGATCACACAAGGATCTTGATAAGGATGCGGCGCCTCATTTCCAGAAAGCCGTCAAATTTTACGATGGCCTTGCCAAACAACTGGTCAGTCAAGGTCATGTTCTAGATGTGTTTGCATCTGCTCTTGATCAG GTTGGACTAGCTGAGATGAAGCTTGCTATTGAGAGAACAGGCGGCCTTGTTGTCTTATCTGAGAGTTTTGGGCATTCTGTGTTTAAGGATTCTTTTAAACGTATTTTCGAGGGAGGTGAACATTCATTGGGCCTGTCATTCAA TGGCACATTTGAAATAAACTGTTCAAAGGACATTAAAGTTCAGGGTGTTATTGGACCGTGTACATCTTTGGAGAAG AAAGGAGCTTTATGTGCAGACACAATTGTCGGTCAGGGAAACACAACAGCATGGAAAATGTGTGGGCTTGATAGGAATACTTCACTTACAGTTTTTTTTGATGTCTCACCGAGTGAACGCTCTGGCCAACCAGGTCATCAAAATCCCGATTTGTACATACAGTTTGTAACCAG TTACCAACACCCGGAAGGTCAAATGAGAATAAGAGCTACTACTGTATCCAGAAAATGGGTGGATGGTTCTACCAATACCGAG GAACTAGTCGAAGGATTTGACCAGGAAACTGCAGCTGTTGTGTTGGCAAGATACATCTCCTTGAAAATGGAAATAGAG GAAGAGTTTGATGCAACACGGTGGCTCGATAGATCTCTCATACGACTATGTTCAAGATTTGGGGATTATCGGAAGGATGACCCCTCTTCATTTAGCCTACATTCTAATTTCTCACTGTTTCCTCAGTTTATGTTTAATCTCCGGCGTTCGCAATTTGTTCAG GTTTTCAATAACAGTCCAGATGAAACAGCCTATTTCCGAATGTTACTCAACCGAGAGAGTATCACTAATTCAGTTGCAATGATTCAGCCGTCATTAATTTCATTTTCTTTCGATTCACCTCCTTCTCCTGTATTCCTCGATGTGGCATCAATAGCAGTAGATCGTATACTGCTGCTTGATGCATACTTCAGTGTTGTCATATTCCATGGAATGACAATCGCTCAGTGGAGAAACATGTGTTATCAGAATCAGCCGGAGCATCAG CAATTTGCACAATTATTACAAGCTCCTCAGGAGGAGGCCCAGGTGATAATAAATGGTCGATTTCCAGTTCCTCGACTGGTTGTCTGTGACCAACATGGCTCCCAG GCAAGGTTCTTGTTAGCAAAACTAAATCCATCGGCCACATATAATTCAGCACATGATGTTCCACCAGGTTCTGACATCATATTCACCGATGATGTCAGCTTCCAGGTCTTCTGTGAGCATCTACAAAGGCTGGCTGTTCAGTCGTAA